The following are from one region of the Pseudodesulfovibrio piezophilus C1TLV30 genome:
- a CDS encoding HD domain-containing protein: MISRLDALELLRQQNIDESLINHALESEAVMRGLANHLGQDEELWGITGLLHDLDYATTKENPAKHGIHSTELLHGKLPEDALNAIKRHASEMNGAEAPNTLFDHALRCGETVTGLIHAGALVRPTKIEGMKTKSLKKKMKDKAFAASVSRDCIRECNEIGLELGDFLQIALDSIKKIAPEVGLTV, from the coding sequence ATGATCTCACGTCTCGACGCACTGGAATTACTTCGCCAACAGAACATTGATGAAAGCTTAATCAACCATGCTCTTGAATCTGAAGCAGTGATGCGAGGACTGGCCAACCATCTCGGTCAAGATGAAGAACTTTGGGGAATAACTGGACTTCTTCATGACCTGGACTATGCCACAACAAAAGAAAACCCCGCCAAACATGGAATACACTCGACTGAGCTTCTCCATGGAAAGCTCCCGGAAGATGCTCTGAACGCTATTAAGCGACATGCTTCTGAAATGAATGGGGCTGAAGCCCCCAACACCCTTTTTGATCACGCCCTTCGTTGCGGTGAGACTGTCACTGGTCTCATCCACGCTGGAGCTCTTGTCCGTCCGACGAAAATTGAGGGTATGAAGACAAAAAGCCTCAAGAAAAAGATGAAAGATAAAGCTTTTGCCGCAAGTGTTAGCCGAGACTGTATTCGAGAGTGTAATGAAATTGGGTTGGAGCTTGGAGATTTTTTGCAGATAGCTCTTGATTCCATCAAAAAAATTGCCCCAGAGGTTGGACTGACTGTATAG
- the cbiQ gene encoding cobalt ECF transporter T component CbiQ has product MTIIGTNFESGQSPIHRLDPRIRIICASLLSIPTALVQSPLQALTALICGIVFMMVARLTISLVAKRLIIVNTFILFLWLLVPITTPGTPAFHIGPIVITAEGLKLSTLITLKSNAIVLILMALLGTIKIQDLGPALQRLRVPNKLCHILLFTYRYIFVIHHEYILMRQAMTARGFKPTTTSHTYKTYAWLVGMLLIKSWDRAERVHNAMKCRGFKGQFYTLSISRTSTRDSLFVIISLIAVSCILAIETFKGILL; this is encoded by the coding sequence ATGACGATCATAGGAACGAATTTCGAATCCGGTCAGTCTCCCATTCATAGATTGGACCCGCGTATTCGAATCATTTGTGCAAGCCTGCTTTCGATACCGACTGCGCTCGTTCAATCGCCATTACAAGCTCTCACAGCTTTAATTTGTGGTATTGTTTTTATGATGGTCGCCAGATTAACTATCAGCCTCGTGGCAAAACGCCTCATAATTGTGAATACTTTTATCCTTTTCCTCTGGCTACTTGTCCCCATAACCACCCCTGGGACTCCAGCTTTTCACATTGGCCCCATAGTGATCACCGCAGAAGGTCTTAAACTTTCAACCTTGATCACTCTGAAATCAAATGCAATTGTACTGATATTAATGGCTTTGTTGGGTACAATCAAAATTCAGGACCTCGGCCCAGCACTTCAAAGACTCCGAGTTCCCAATAAGCTCTGCCATATATTGCTTTTCACCTACCGCTACATCTTCGTTATTCATCATGAATACATTCTCATGCGCCAAGCAATGACTGCGCGAGGCTTTAAGCCGACAACGACCAGCCATACTTATAAAACATACGCATGGCTGGTGGGTATGCTTCTGATTAAAAGCTGGGACCGAGCCGAACGGGTGCATAATGCCATGAAATGTCGTGGATTCAAGGGACAATTTTATACACTTTCCATATCAAGAACCTCGACCAGAGACTCCCTCTTC